Sequence from the Tripterygium wilfordii isolate XIE 37 chromosome 10, ASM1340144v1, whole genome shotgun sequence genome:
CCTTCCAGAACTATTAACTTTGCAAGAATCTAAGAtgcaaaataataacaaaaaaacacaagttTGACATCTGCCAATAATGCGCTAAAGGTATTTGTAAAGATCTTTCAACAAATAATAAGTCTTACTGAAGAAGAAGCATGTGCTTTCAATACAGTGTGTCCATACAATAAAAGACAGAACAATGAAGCAATGAAAGCAAGCATGATGAAAAATTAGATACAAATAAATACCTCATAGTACAGTTCAATAACTTCCCGAGTGTAATTGTTTTCTTTATCCCATGGCAACGGTGGACTGCCTTCAGAAAACATGTTTGCAAGTTAAGGAGATCTCAGAATTCAGAGAGTTCACATATGTATGTGAGCTAATAGCATTGTGTCTCAGATTTAGCTTTAAGGAATAACTAAAACACACAATAAAAGAAGAGGATATCATGTCAAGATGAGCTGAAAACATGTCAGTCTCACAGAAGTCCTCGATGAAGTCACTGGACATGACCTCTGGGTACAGAAGAAGAACCGGCCAGTGAAGTATTTTATCTTTGTCCAGTAATGGCTTCCTTAGTCCAACAAGTTCTCGGAACGTTGCCATCCCCATTTTCAAGCCCCGGTCTTCAATTGCAGAGTGCAGGTTCTGTAAAGTTCCAACACCAAAATGGTCATCAATCTTCAGGGTCatggtaaataaaaaaatatatatattttaacggATCCCAATTATCATACCTTAGCTTCTGCAATGGCCCTGTTAACTTCAGCCTCACGTTGTTCCTCTTCAAGCTTTCTCGAATCAATTTGCCTTAATAGCTTCTTCAGCTCAAAATTATCTGGATCACGCTCAAGCCCCTTCTCGCAATATGATTTTGCTTCCGTTAACAAATCCAAGGCCAAAGCTGCTTTAGTAGCTCGGTACAGTGCCTAAATAATCCACAAACGGGCAACACTTACAAATATTgaagaaacaaacaagaaactAAGAATGAAAATGCATCACAACCTTGACGTTAGTCGAGCAAAGCTTAATAGCCTCCTCGGCATCGGTGAGAGCACGCCTGTAATTCCCCAGCAGCAAATTCACGTGGGCTCTGTTCGCATAAAGTAGCGAGTTTTCGGCTTCAGAGAGAACTTTCTGATGAATTGCTCTGGTGTAACAATCGACAGCATCCGAATAATGCTTCTTACCCATCTTGACATACTCGTTTCCCTTCTCCTGCAAAGCAAACAACCGCAAAGAACGCTAAGAGCCAAAACGTAAACTTCTGCACAGCACATGTTCGAAGAAATTCTTCTGAGAAGGAGAAACCTTGAGTTCGAGAGCTGTAGACTCTTTAAGAGCGGTAATAGCTTCAAGGTCCGCAATCTCGCTTTCGGTTTTGGGCTCCGTCCCCGGTTCCATCAAGAGCGCCATTAGTAGCAGAGATGGGCGCGAGAGAGAAGACGGAGAGGACGTTAATTTAGAAGTCGTGTAGAAGAAACTAGAGAAAAAAGGCGCTATAATGATGTAGTTAGAACTAATTAATTAGTGATTAGTAATTACCCCTTaagttttttaattattatttttggttatTATGATCTAAGAGTGttagaatttagtatttagggttttgagttagggttagggttaaaGGAGGTTTAGAGTTCAAAATTtggattttagggtttaagatttcggggtttagggtttaaactttttttttcctttctaaaatCAAATATATTCAAAAGATTATGGtcatcaaaatactcaataacacagaaaaataaaaataaataatttggtAGTTGATTACATGTAAAATAATTACATTCCTTATCCCAAAAACTAGATACCCAAATCACACAATTAGACCTAAATGTGATGGATGTGAGGTGCTCTAATTCCTAACTCCAATTTTTATTCCAATTGTCTTCCAAAAATCATCTTAAATCGTGTTTTTAAATGACATTATAGTTTAGAAATTAGAAATCAGTGGTTACCGtttaaaatttagggtttaatttttagtgtttagtgtttagggtttaaaatttagtatttaaatttttttctcaaaatcttttatattctaacattatgaacactaaaatacTCAATTGCACATTTTGattcatgatttaatatagTTTTGGGAAGAATTGGAGCCCCCTATCCCTAAATCTTATCCGAAAATTCAAAATGGtggaaaatgatatatatatatatatatatatatgtatgtatgtatgtatgtatgtatgtatgtatgtatgtatgcattcaattaatgcAACTATGAAAGAAAGCCAATCACATTGGACAAGTCAGCATATTATTCATAGTATGAGATggtaataattaatataaatgaaACACACTCCATTCCCTACTCTGAGTGTGTGTGACAGAAACTTATGACGCAAGTTAGAGTATATATATCTACATTACATACCCTAGTAAATCACTCACTTACTCACTCAGTCTCCTAATTTTTGTGCTGTGTTCGCTGTAAAAGAAGCTCCGTGCGTGCGTTCGAGAATTCGTGATTCAATTCCTAATTCTTGCGTTCTTCATCAATCAAGTAATTTGAggttggttttctttttccctttcatGAAATTTCTTCCCTTTTTAGTTTCAATATTTCTTTCTGCAGTATGTGATTTGATTTGGAAACTTTTGCAATGGATTCTTAGCCATAGGGTTTGTTTCAGATGAACAAGTTCTTTATTGATGATTATGTGTTTTCCATTTATAAATTTGGAGAATTTTAGATGaacaagttctttttcttctttgatgAATCTAACCCTAATTGTTAATTACAATAAGCCAAATCAACGATTCTTTGACGTGTTCTTGGCCTAAAATAATGAACTTGGTTAATGACATGTTATGCTTAATCTTGATGTTCTAATTATTGCAGCAAGAAGATGACAAGAAAGAATGCTTGCCTTCTACCTTGTCCAACTGACAGAGGAGGAGAAGCATATATGTATTCTAAGATTGAACTTCAATGGAGCTACGACAACTTTTTTGATGGAATCGACAGCGGAATCGAAGGACAAAATCACCATGCGGACGACTTTGAAGGAATTGGACCGGACTGTCCTCCGATGGACGAAGCTTACTTCAATTCCGAATCTAACTTCAGCTGGATTATGGATAGCAACTTGTTCGACGAGATCGATAATTGCGCACCTGCGGATTCAAAAGCAACCAAAGTAGACAACCAGAGTAAGGGAATTCAGTACGGGAAAGGGAAATCACAAAGCCTCATTGTGCCTAATTGTGCACCTGTGGATTCAAAAGCAACCATATTAGACAACAAAAATAAGGGAAGCCGGTGCGGGAAAGGGAAACCACAAAGCTTCATTGTTCGTAATTGTGCACCTGTGGATTCAAAAGCAACCAAAGCAGACAACAAAAATAAGGTAATTCAATGCGGGAAAGGGAAACCACAAAGCCTCATTGAGTTGAAATTGGAGTCCACCAAAAGGAAACTCCAACAAGACTATGAACGATGTAAAAGGCAGAGAAGAATACAAGTAATTGATGTAGTTGATTTGCCAAAGGCGGCAGACCAAAAACCTCGCAGCAAGTCAGTTTGGTGTTCTC
This genomic interval carries:
- the LOC120007421 gene encoding tetratricopeptide repeat protein 4 homolog; the encoded protein is MALLMEPGTEPKTESEIADLEAITALKESTALELKEKGNEYVKMGKKHYSDAVDCYTRAIHQKVLSEAENSLLYANRAHVNLLLGNYRRALTDAEEAIKLCSTNVKALYRATKAALALDLLTEAKSYCEKGLERDPDNFELKKLLRQIDSRKLEEEQREAEVNRAIAEAKNLHSAIEDRGLKMGMATFRELVGLRKPLLDKDKILHWPVLLLYPEVMSSDFIEDFCETDMFSAHLDMMFSEGSPPLPWDKENNYTREVIELYYEAVSGVLLSKAKVLQYLLEGTTGAQAEGIGDGEKDETETAGQGSSKWIKVNEKRMLYDILKEPNFIITGIPVFYVVSKRSSFYKDFRAGKWTPPL